The genomic window TCTTTCATTCCTTTCTTAGCCTCCTTGTTTTTTATTTTATTTTTAGCTTTGCTTTAAAAATAAAAAACAAATAAATGAGGCTTTATATAACATACACAATACTGCAAATAAAAAAGAGAGCTTTATTGCTCCCTTTAATAAGGTTCTTATTTAATTATTGCAACAACTATATTCAAATTCTACTACTTACCTGCTGCTTTTGGATCTCTTGCCTTATCTACTTCTTCCTTTACTTTCTCCAAAACATTCTTTACTGTCTTCTTCACTATTTCTTCTACTGCTCCCAATAACTTATTTACTGCGGTTATCCCTACTTTTTGTACTTCTTCTTTTCCTCCTGCTTGTCCATCTTGAGCTCCTGATGCCAATTTACCGTCTTCAACCAATGAACGTAATGCTATTCCTCCTGCTACTGCTGCTGCTTTTGCATCTGAAGCATTTGCTAAGTGAGCCGATGT from Borrelia hispanica CRI includes these protein-coding regions:
- a CDS encoding variable large family protein, coding for GEEMLASIVKSTENRVVALTGNATSGTTPLEFAKGGTSAHLANASDAKAAAVAGGIALRSLVEDGKLASGAQDGQAGGKEEVQKVGITAVNKLLGAVEEIVKKTVKNVLEKVKEEVDKARDPKAAGK